Genomic window (Culex pipiens pallens isolate TS chromosome 3, TS_CPP_V2, whole genome shotgun sequence):
aacagcTAACTGCACAAATCTATCCAATGAAACTAGATTTTGATCtgctaaatattattaaattaaaaagctttttgattgtttttcttgttttcaaggtttttaaaaattgtaggaATGGGAAAATACACCATTTTGAGAGGGATAGgacacaaattttttttacagcttctcaGACCCTTTAAAACCCGGTTCGGATTCCAAATCCCTAGTCTAATTAAGGGTAAAATCAAGCACCAAGGTTCTTAAAGAATCAAGAAAACGTTGTGCAAAGCTCCGGTTACAACCCTTGggcaaaacaaaaatcgaacCAAGTACCAAGATAAAGAAAAAGAGGTGAGAATATATAACGCAATTTCTAGAGGGGtaagaaactaaagaaatatGGCAGTTAGCTGCACAAATCTGACTAACGAAAAAATAGCTGATTCTATCGAAAATATAAACTGAATTTGTCAAACGCCTTTGTTgacaccgactccgactctatACACTTCTGAGAGGTGttggaaacaaacaaaattcaacAGCTAACTGCTCAAATCTATCTATCAAAACTAGATTTTGTTCTGCTGAATATTGTCGAATTAGAAAgctttttgactatttttttcaatgtttttaaagaaTGGTAGGAATGGGAAATTACACCATTTTAGAGGGATAGGAAACGAGattttttgacagcttttcagaCCCTTCAAAAACTGATACTGATTCCGACTCCCTAGTCTAATCAAGGGTAAAATCAAGCACCAAGGTTCTTAAAGAATCAAGAAAACGTTGTACACTGTGTATTTCAGGAGGGGTAGGATACAAAcgatttttgaaagttaaaatctaatttaaaaaaatacgattctttcgaaaattttgcctaaaattatCGATCTATCTCCAACTTTCCAAAAAGTTCTGACTCTGACCATCATACAAAGTTATTGAAAATGAGCTTCCTCCAAACCTGACTCTGACTCAGGCTTCTCATAAGTTGTAAATTCTTATTTCAGCTCCTCAAAAATTGCCAATTTCGACTCTAGCTCCGGTTTCACAGCCTTTGTCAAAAGAAAGATCGAACGGAGTACCAAGATACTTCAAGAAACAATTTAAGGAGGGGTAGGAAACTAACGAAATTTGACAGCAAgctgcacgcagaaaaataaggcatatttgaatcaacaaaacgttttgttgatttgaaaattaagatttttgttgaatcaacgctaaacgtcaaagcaactttttcaaaacaacaaaatatttttgttgaattgagaaaattaaggtttgattcaacgcaaaatcggcgttgattattttcaacaaaaaaattgttgaatcaaacctcgtacaggctgattctacaaaatatttttctgcgtgtgctAAAATTTAAGCGACGAGCAAAGAGTAGATATTTTCAGCTGAGGTCAACTTCACAGCTTAGGCCATATGATGGATCGAGTCGAGTAACTGgatttattttaacaatttcaaaatttcgggaGTGGTAGGAAACGAACGAAGTTTGACAGCAGAAATCTAACTAATGAAAGTTGGGTAATTTGGttcgaaacttcaaaattttaacgctTTTATTCATTTCTCACGGTTTATAGATAATGGTGGGAATGTGACAATACAGAATTCTTAAAAGGGTGGAACACTCGATTTTATTCATAGCTGCTCAAATTTAAGGCCCGACCTCGATTCCCACACAAAGTTGTCCTCAAAAAGTTCCAACTTCACCGACTCCGATTCTAGAATACCAAGATGCTTACAGATGGGTGAGAATATAAACACAATTTCAAGAGGGGTAGAAACTAACGAAATTTGACAACAATCTGCTAAATTTTGATTGACGAAAATAGAGTAGATATTGTTCTTCACAGCTTTGGCCATATGTGGGATCGACTCGAGTAACAGGATTTCTTTTGAAAAGGTGTGAATGcactgatttcaaaatttcaggagAGTTAGGAAATTAACGAAGTTTGACAGCACAAATCTAGCTAAAGTAAGTCGATTGAACGAAAGTTCAAAGTTTGAACGCTTTTTACTCTTTTCTCAAGGTTTTTAGCGAATGATGGGAATGTAACAATTCACAATTCTAAAAGGGGtagaaaactcaaaatttcaataggtGCTCAAATCTAAGACCTGACCTCGATTCCCACATAAAGTTGTTGAAAATAAGTTGATTCTGTTCTCAATTTATAAGAATTATTCGACTTCGACAGCAGCTCTTCAGAAAATTCCAACTTCACCGACTCCGAATGTAACAAGATGCTTAAAAAAAGGTGAGAATATGAAGACAATTTCAGGAGTGTCAGGATGCcaacaaaattaattaaacGATAATAGAGTCGGTTCTGTCAAAAATCGTTCAGTCAGAATGCTTTGCAAACTTTTACCAAGGTATTTAAATAATGATAAGAACGCATAACACAATTTCATTAGGGGTAGGACACGAACGACATTTGACTGCTGGCAGTGCGACTGATCTGCAGGTCTTTAAAAATATCGGGTAGAAGGATCGATTCGAGTATCAAGGTACTTAAGGAAAGGTGAGAATACTCAATTCCGGGAGGGGTAGGAAACGAACGAAATCTAACTAACGAAAATGGAGTTGATTATGTCGAAAATCGTCAGATTGCAATATTTTGTTCTCTTCTCTCAAGATTCTTAGAGAATAGTGGGAACGGAACGATACACAATTCTGCGAGAGGTAGGgaactcaaaattttgacagcttCTAAAATCCAACTGCCGAAAACAGCTCCCATTCGTCGTAAGACTTCCATTCGTTGAAATCGACTGAAACAAGTTCCGCAAAACTTTGTCAAAACATTTCCCGGTGTGTGCCGTtcgaaaactaaacaaaaaagaaCTCCAAATCTACAATGTTTTCACTCGTCTAAGCACATACACCGCCCCTGCACCCCCCTCAAATCTAGTCCAAAGCAAACACACACCTACAGTACTCCAAACTCAacagatatttattttttgtccgACGTGCAACATTGACAAAATCAAGCTGGTGCAAAAAGTGAGTCTGGCTTTCGGGAAAAAAGTACCCACAGCAGGTGATGCATCGATACCGTCCGGACTGTCTGTTTGTGCCAAAGAACCTGTGATTTTAGAGTGAAAGGCCATCGCCGAAGCGATGTGCCGCCGAGGGAGGGGTAGGACAGTTATGAAAAGTGTGGCTTATAAAGAGGACGAACGAGCGCCCTGATCCCtatctttttattttccaaGAGCTCGAACTCTTTCGGTCGGTGCGGAAAATATTGAATGTGGATCCGATTTGGATTCATGGAACGGAAGTTGGtagcaaaaaattgtgaaagGGTTCTGGTTTTATGATGGAAAATGATAGGTTTCGGTTGGGGAAAATAACTTTGTTGACACAGCGGAAACTACTGGAACTGTGAAAAGGTTGGTAATAATTTATTAGATGAAACCGTCTGTCTGGTTGATTTAGCATAGGTGGTTCGATCTAGTGACCGGCGCGCTATGAAGCTCTTGACGGTTCTGTTGGTGGGGATTTTGACAGCTGCGCTGGCGGATCTTCGCTTCCCGCTGGTGGTTTTGGTTGTGCAGCATTCCAAGACGGATCCGACGTTCTCCAGCGAATCCTGTCGCGGAACTGCTCTCGATGACCACCGGATTCTGACGGTGGCTTCTTGCGTAGACCGTTGGTCGGAAGATGTGGAAGTCCTTATCGGTACATCTGTCTGTAAGGCACCGGATCAGCCGGTAGACCACGTTGTATTGCATCCGTTTTACAATCCGGATTTGAAGACGAAATCTACGGCAAATGTTGCAATTGTAGGTTTGACATCTACGAACTAGTCAATTTAAACTGATAACGATTCTTCTAGCTGTTCGTGAACGAGTCCCTACAGGTCGACGGAAGCTTTCAAGCACCAAATCTTCCCGGATCCAGCGAAAAGACCTCCGGATCAGCATTCCTAGACACCACTCCAGGCTGGCAGCAGGTTCCAATCCTCCAGGAGAACGTCTGCCGTTCTCAAACCTCCAACAACACAACCCTAGTCCCGTCGACCTGCAACATAACCCTCGGAAGCACCCTCCTTCAATCCGGCCTATCTCGAACCACCCTAATCGGAATGGTAACGTCCATCCCGGACCAGTGTCCGTCCCGCTG
Coding sequences:
- the LOC120416168 gene encoding uncharacterized protein LOC120416168, translating into MKLLTVLLVGILTAALADLRFPLVVLVVQHSKTDPTFSSESCRGTALDDHRILTVASCVDRWSEDVEVLIGTSVCKAPDQPVDHVVLHPFYNPDLKTKSTANVAILFVNESLQVDGSFQAPNLPGSSEKTSGSAFLDTTPGWQQVPILQENVCRSQTSNNTTLVPSTCNITLGSTLLQSGLSRTTLIGMVTSIPDQCPSRCPLELTSLGSFSHWANHPKLRPPPPSRASVQLPEVPASVIFSFLKLLAVIGSLGGVSFVFCCVMFLISS